One genomic region from Cydia amplana chromosome Z, ilCydAmpl1.1, whole genome shotgun sequence encodes:
- the LOC134661296 gene encoding serine/threonine-protein phosphatase 2A activator-like, giving the protein MNSECVIGDGKKMESHIVTSVPPNHRFREPEKAVKTITDMAVWEKSEAYMEYTGFIATINESIKSKPLSVDCKVNNNVKQLLHVLEEINKMIDEFPPVEQPQRFGNTAFRDWLDKVKSNTTTLLQKMMPESLYSAIAEIKAYLEESFGNATRIDYGTGHEMAFIMFLCCLYKIGFLQAEDNVATVFLVFNKYLNIVRELQKTYRMEPAGSHGVWSLDDYQFVPFIWGSAQLIDQPKIYPPVKFLEDDIIDKYADEYMFLSCIKYIKEVKKGPFAEHSNQLWSISSVGSWAKINQGLIKMYKKEVLSKFPVVQHIMFGSLLPIRRFPLHQ; this is encoded by the coding sequence ATGAATTCGGAGTGTGTAATTGgtgatggaaaaaaaatggaAAGTCACATAGTTACATCTGTGCCCCCTAACCATCGCTTCCGAGAGCCAGAGAAGGCTGTTAAAACTATCACCGATATGGCTGTTTGGGAGAAGTCTGAGGCATACATGGAATATACAGGATTTATTGCGACAATCAATGAATCTATCAAAAGCAAACCTTTGTCAGTTGACTGCAAAGTGAACAACAATGTCAAGCAACTATTACATGTGCTGGAAGAGATAAATAAAATGATAGACGAGTTTCCCCCTGTTGAACAGCCTCAAAGATTTGGAAACACAGCTTTTAGGGATTGGCTTGATAAAGTCAAATCCAACACCACAACACTGCTACAAAAAATGATGCCTGAATCTCTCTACAGTGCCATAGCAGAAATCAAAGCTTACCTGGAGGAGAGCTTTGGCAACGCCACCAGGATCGATTATGGAACCGGTCACGAAATGGCTTTCATAATGTTTCTCTGTTGTTTATACAAAATAGGTTTCCTTCAAGCGGAAGATAATGTGGCAACAGTATTCCTGGTATTTAACAAGTACTTAAATATAGTGAGAGAATTGCAGAAAACATACAGAATGGAGCCGGCAGGCAGTCATGGTGTGTGGAGCTTAGATGACTACCAATTTGTGCCGTTTATTTGGGGAAGCGCTCAGCTAATTGATCAGCCAAAGATATATCCTCCTGTCAAGTTTCTAGAGGATGACATCATTGATAAATATGCTGATGAATACATGTTTCTTTCATGCATTAAGTACATAAAAGAAGTAAAGAAAGGTCCATTTGCAGAGCATTCTAACCAACTATGGAGCATAAGCTCTGTCGGCTCATGGGCAAAAATCAATCAAGGTTTAATTAAGATGTACAAAAAAGAAGTACTCAGCAAGTTCCCTGTGGTGCAGCACATCATGTTCGGGTCCCTACTCCCCATACGTCGGTTCCCCCTTCATCAGTAA